A segment of the Anopheles cruzii chromosome 2, idAnoCruzAS_RS32_06, whole genome shotgun sequence genome:
TttgtgccggccggccggccgccagtaatgttgttttcttttgaattattattggttggttttttcctTCACCGAACACAGCATTTATCGAAGAAAAGTCGATGTGGTGCACGTTGAATTTAAAacagttcgttttttttatcgtccaCGTATAACAGGAACCACAGTAGTACCGACGCGAGACCAGCCCTGTGCCCAGACCGCCATCGTCATGTCTACGGAAAAGGCAGTCAACCCGGCCGAGGTGGAGCAGGAGGAACACGATACCAACTaccagccaccgccacagaAGACGATCGAGGAAATAATGGCGGCCGACGCGGAGGACGAAAGTTTGCGAAAGTACAaggaagcgctgctcgggcAGGCTCAGGTGGAAAAGATTATTTTCGGTAGGTGGTGGCGTTCTGGTTGCGTTGGTTCGTTGCCGTAGAGTTTCCCAACGATTGCCGTTTTCCTTTCAGACGATTCCGATCCGCGGAAAGTGATCGTGAAGAAGCTAGCCCTCGTTGCCGCTGACCGCGATCCGATGGAGCTCGATCTGACGGGAGATTTGACGAAGCTTAAAAAGAACGTAAGTGGTTGGTGGGTGAGTGAACCCCCGCAGCGGGCCTTACTTATCGCTATTTTCTCGCATTACCGTTTTAGGTGTTTGTTATCAAGGAAGGCATCCAGTACAAGATTCGAATCGATTTCGTTGTCCAGCGGGAGATCGTGCACGGGCTGAAGTATGTGCAGAAAACCTACCGAATGGGAGTGCCAGGTACGCTGATGCTGATTTGATGGCAAattccaccaccatcagaTTCCTTAATTGGGCAAGataaaacgaaaccaaaagtTCCATTCCGATTTCTCATTACGGTGCTCCTTTTCGTTCACCTTTTGAACTGTAATCCTGATCCATTTTTATGCCTTTCCATTCTCATCTTCTCAATGGTGGTTATGGTATGTCGCAACATAATTTCTTGTGCCCATGAACCGcaacgtttgtgtgtgtgtgcctttgaAGCTCTCCATGGTAAGGGTAAAAGAAATCGGCGATGCTAGCGAAGTTCCAATGGCCTTAGTTTAAGCGTTGCGTCTGTTGTTTCACCGATTGGAACTCATTAATAACGCCACTAGAGTTCGTTAGATTGCTTGCTGTTACTGACTTACCATTCAGCCGACACACACTAGAGCGATCCTAGAGAGCCCACCTAGAGAAAGTTCCACGAATTTctatccttttttcgtttctgcCTCTGATGACTTAATTGCTCGTATGTGTGTACCAGGGGCAGTTAAGCTATTCCTAGGTCACTTACTGTTTTCTGCTTTAGATTAGTTTGATTATTAGATTCCACTCCTCTAGAATGCTTCTAGTGAAACAACGAATTGTCTTGCTATTTGTGCATCTCTTTCGTATTTTGCTGGTTGTTTTTATGCTAAATTTACTAACTCTCCGTCGTGTAGATGCAAAGAACATTGGTGTCAAAAGTAATATTTATACCTTACTCCTTGATGCTCTTTCATGATCTTAAAACCAGTCGACAAAATGGTACAAATGGTCGGTTCGTATCCACCAAAGAAGGAAATCCAGAGCTACACGACCCCGTTCGAGGAGGCACCCTCCGGCATGATGGCCCGCGGTACCTACTCCGTCACGTCCCtcttcaccgacgacgacaagaaCGAGCACCTCAAGTGGGACTGGAGCTTTGAGATAAAAAAAGACTGGCAGTAAAATGCAAAATCATCCAAAAATCAGCAAACAAGCTAAAGGAAAAcaggaacacaaaacaaaaatcacacacaaacaatacAAACAACACTATATAACACTACATTTACTAGAGGCGTAGCGTATCCGCCGGTCCGAGGCGGGCCGGGCGAgtgaagcgaagaagaagaaacctTTGTGAATTAAAAAGCGCATCTCCATTGGTCGCCGCTGCACGAGCGACACCATGCAGCGGAAAGGGGTCAGATTTACGCAAGTGAACGCTCTGCTGTGAGATGTGATGCTGCTAATTGAAGTTGCGCATGGGCTATCCTGCTAAAAGTTTATGATTTGTCTTCTCCGATTCGGATTAGCTGGATTTGCTGTAAGCACGATTTTACATTGAAAAGCTCGATAGCAACGCTTATTACCTCCCTTGTACAGTTTAGAGGAAGATCGAATCGAGGATCCAGAGGGGAAAGCATTTCAGAAAGAGTTTCTTGAAGAGCGTAGCCATTGCCTTAAGGTTTGGGAAGGTTTTTCATGTATTAGATGCATTTTAGTTTTGATCTTGCTCACAATCCCGTATGGCGGTAGCGCATTTAGGTAGCGCGTGATCAGTCCCTCGTTCGCTTTCCGTGCCTGTTTTGCTGCTTACGCCCTTTTATCTAAAACCCGCGTCCGTTTCTCCGTTTCGTATATTATAATCAAACCGAACATGATAAAGGTGCTtcaaaagcaataaaaatgatgatgacgagAGTAATGGACAGCAAATCGCCGGCCTTCCGGCTTGAAAATTATTGTAACTCTGGAAAGTATTGTCATGAAAACCTTAAAGCGGGTAGCAACAAGTGAGTGTGTACGCCAACCGAACGGTTACGTCGCAGCCGGAAAGTTAGACGTTAATATATGAACAGACGAACCCACAATCCGGATGTATCAATCACCAACGCGCTCATACGCACTAAAGAGATACGCCAATATAACGCTTGATTCGTATTGTGCCGTGGCTTGTGCTTAAGCAAACCCCTCTTTTCCTTTGGAACACAGTACGGAATGGAACCCAAAGCGTGAGGTGGTTAACCGTGGTCGCACGCAATGCTTAGAAGACGATGAGAGGATCCAGTTGACGCGTTTCCGTTCGCGCGAAATACTGTACCGCAGATgataagaaaacaataaactctAACGTGTGTGATAATTATGGACGCTCCCCCGGTTCGCTCCCGCCATTTGTTGCAAGTAGTGCATCGTAATATTAAAGAAAATGGAtcgcgaaaagaaaaagaagaaagcacTGAAATAGGGGCACCCAATGTACTGATAATGAAGAAGCCGTGATCCATGATGTTTATACTAAACGAAACGATGTGTACCGGAAAAAGTGCAATGAAAGAGCATGTAGCGAACAGCTTCGCGGCGCCACCAAGCCCCTTTCAGTCTCGGAATGCACtatacacaacacaacacggtTCCTGGTGTGATTCAGTTCCTTTACAACAGCATTCATAATCACGTGACGATCGAAGTATAGCCGGCGATCGCTATCACTAGCAACACACCCTATTTTTGTGACAGTTTTCTACATCAATTTCAACATATTACTGCGTGACCCGACAAAGAGAGCCGCGTGGAGGGAAGGGAGCGGCCGGCAGCATTATTAGCGATCAAGTCAAAATTGCTTGCGAAGATAAAAGCGTTTATGAAATCCATTTTTACACATATGTGCGCGCCTTAGATGTAGCCGAGCGAGCAAATTTAATACGAAACAACGCAGTCTAGAAGCAACAGGAGCTGTCGGGATCGTCGGGATCACACAACAAGCAGGCCCCAGACAGACGGGCGCCGGGACAGCTCGGACGTCGAAAGAGTGCTCCATTTTCGGCGATCCTTAGTTTTTTGATCAACAATGTGTGTGCTCAATTTGTTCGTTCAACGGTATTAGAcggaggaaaatggaaattataataaaaaaacccgTGGTCAGTGGAACGCTCGTGTCCACGACATTTACCGCCGAAAAAGCCAGACTGATCCGTTCATTGAGATTATAGTATCACAAGTCTCCGATCGAAGACGGGCGCGTGCTGAGCATCTCAAATCGCGTGGTCCTTTTTACAATATGGTAAGCCaaaaattgaaatgtcaaGCCGCCGCCAGTTACCAGAAGGTTCGCTTCGTCCCGGCGGCGCCTTATCAATCACTGTCAAAATCAAGTTTACTGGCAAACGTTATCGGGTGAAATCGGGCAAAAAGGTAACCTTCGACGGTGGAAAGTGTAacagcatacacacacaaaggaGCTAGTGGCACGCAGGCCACAACGAGTGGTGTGTCTCCCGGGCATGGGCACTCTGAACGCAATGGCCCAtttccattaattttcggACCTACGTAACCCGAACGCGGAGGATCATAAATTTCCCTTGAATTAGTTCGTATAAAACACTGAACGACCCCGATCGGGCGGGCTCTCTTTATTGCTGCCGTACAGGGGGCGCGATTTCGTTCCCTTTCCTGATTTGAATATTAAATGGAACCGAACGTGTACTTGACCTATTCCGACAGGCGCGGTCCGAGCAGAATCGTAACGTAATCCTGCACTGCCACCAGCCAATAGGCCGATACGGTTTACGGGGACGACAATCAATTCGCAGAAGCGATCCTTTCTTACCGGTCACGCCTTGCTCACCACAATTGCAGTCGTAAAACGAATTAACACgaaagtttttattatttcagaAAGAATATCATTAATTTCGGATTCGTAAACGTACTGTGT
Coding sequences within it:
- the LOC128269360 gene encoding rho GDP-dissociation inhibitor 1; translated protein: MSTEKAVNPAEVEQEEHDTNYQPPPQKTIEEIMAADAEDESLRKYKEALLGQAQVEKIIFDDSDPRKVIVKKLALVAADRDPMELDLTGDLTKLKKNVFVIKEGIQYKIRIDFVVQREIVHGLKYVQKTYRMGVPVDKMVQMVGSYPPKKEIQSYTTPFEEAPSGMMARGTYSVTSLFTDDDKNEHLKWDWSFEIKKDWQ